Part of the Virgibacillus necropolis genome, TTCCTTGCAACGTCTTTACCCAAGTAATTTATATTTTTTTTGTAATTCTTGTTCTACTACTTGTGGTACCAAATCTGATACATTTGCTTTATATTTTGCAACCTCTTTTACGATACTGGAACTTAAGAAAGAATACTGGTTATTTGTCATCATAAAAAACGTTTCGATATGTTCATCAAGCTTTCTATTCATGGATGTAATTTGCATTTCATACTCAAAATCACTGACAGCGCGCAATCCGCGGAGAATCGCATTGGCATTCTTTTCTTTTGCATAATCAATTAATAGTCCTTCACATGAATCAACAGTAACGTTAGGTATATCTTTCGTAGATTCCTCCAATAAATAAACGCGTTCTTCAACGGAAAATAAAGGGTGCTTACCTTGATTATTGAATACGGCTACTACTACATGATCAAATATGCGTGCGCCTCTTTGTATGATATCTAAATGCCCATATGTAACTGGATCAAAACTGCCTGGACAAATTGCTAATCTGCTCATTCAAACCCCTCCTTACTATTTTTTTGATAAAGAGAAATCGCTATCGTTCCACCGTAGGATGCCTGTTTAACCAATGTGTAAGTGGGATGATTTTCTGGCAGACTCTCCCTTTGATCGTGTTCACAATAAATGAAACCATTTTGTTTGATTAGATTTAATTTCGCAATTTCATTTAATAATTCACCATAATCGGCCTTTTTATATGGTGGATCAAGTAAAATTAAATCAAATTGTAACTCTCTTTTCGCTGCTGCCTGTATTGCTCGAAATGCATCCGTTCGAAAAACTTCAGTTTTACTTTCTAATTGCAAGTCTTTTATATTTTCATGAATCGTTTGAATCGCTTTTGACTGCTTATCCACAAAAATAGCACGTTCCATACCGCGGCTCAACGCCTCAATACCTAATGACCCGCTACCTGCATAAAGATCTAGACACGACCCATTTTCAAAAAAAGGCCCGATGATTTGATAGATCGCTTCCTTTACTTTATCAGTTGTAGGTCTAGTTAAGTTACCAGGAACAGCCTTTACTTGCCGTCCTTTTAATGTACCAGCAATTACACGCATTTGACCACCTCTACTTGGACATAGTTCGACATTAATCCTACCACAAAAAGTTTTATAAAAAAACTACTAAACATTTGTATAGAAATCTTTTTCCTGTCCATACTATGAAAATGAAACAGCAAACGCTTTGCTTGGTTGTTTCACGATGAGAAGAAGACTTACATTCCCCATAAGTTCTTCTTCTGATTTCTCCTCTCCCTTTACTTTTTGTTTTTTTAAAACAAAAAGACCTGCAGATTAAATATCTGCAGGTTTTTTTTATTATGTTAACGTGACCTAAGTTGCGTACGCCAATTGACGGGCGCTTCCGCTTTCCTCTTTATATACCCATTTTATAGTCATATTCTTTTGCTTTATCGGGTTTAGCATTTTCATAATCTGTACGGATAAATGGTTTATATGACCGATCAACCTTGGATACAAAAGACAATTTTAATAATTTATGTTCTGTATCTTCCATATCCTCTTGATTTACATAGATTACTGCATACTTTAGCTTTTTAGAAGAATACAAAAGATGTCCATATCTTCTAATTTGCTTCAGGTTTTTCATATGTTGAAACCAGACAATAATTCCTTGCCTCTCTATTCTCATAATATTTCCTCACTAACCTAATCATTTGTAATGAGTGTATCAACTATTTACAGATTCTACAATAATTAAGAGGCCTTACAACCGCACCCACTACTGCCCGAACCACAACCGCATCCGCCGTCTGATAATGCAGCTCCGTCCTTAGGAGCTTTAATCATATCTCCAACACTCATCGCTACATTCCCACTTATTTCATCAAGTAACTTTTGAAGATTGCGTTCAGCTATTTTAAAGGCAGCCACCTTATCATCCATGTCCATCTCACGTTTAATGGTGCGCACCTTTTTCATGATTACACTATAGTCTGGATGATATCGACCAAATCGTTGTACATCCTCATACTGATCTTTTATGTCTGCAAAAGCTTTAACAAGCTTTTGGGATTCCTTATCTTCCTTTAACGCTTTTTGGGAATTATTGTATGCTTCCATAACGTCTGATTGTAAGATCATTTTTCCAAGATCTTCAGAACGATCAAGAATACCTACCATTTCCATTGTTCCTACCATTACTTTCACCCCCACTATCATCTTATCATTTTCTTCCTATTATGAAAATGCATAAGTGAAACTTCATTCAGGTGGGGAGTTTACTAAAAGTTCAGATGGCTACATTATTAATCATCCATTGTAGCTAATTGTAAAAGCATCTTCATCATGGAAAATTTATTACTGGCATTCTCAACCTGTTGTGGCCAGGTTTTCCCATAAAACTTTTTCGCCTCTTTTTCGACTTCCATTATTCTATTCGGATCCCTGGAAAGATATCTATACCAAACTGGATTATGCCGGACAAACATTAATAAATTGGGGTCTGATTTTAAATAGTGATAACAGTTTAAAT contains:
- a CDS encoding YlbE-like family protein; translated protein: MNLNCYHYLKSDPNLLMFVRHNPVWYRYLSRDPNRIMEVEKEAKKFYGKTWPQQVENASNKFSMMKMLLQLATMDD
- a CDS encoding YlbG family protein; protein product: MRIERQGIIVWFQHMKNLKQIRRYGHLLYSSKKLKYAVIYVNQEDMEDTEHKLLKLSFVSKVDRSYKPFIRTDYENAKPDKAKEYDYKMGI
- a CDS encoding YlbF family regulator, which produces MVGTMEMVGILDRSEDLGKMILQSDVMEAYNNSQKALKEDKESQKLVKAFADIKDQYEDVQRFGRYHPDYSVIMKKVRTIKREMDMDDKVAAFKIAERNLQKLLDEISGNVAMSVGDMIKAPKDGAALSDGGCGCGSGSSGCGCKAS
- the coaD gene encoding pantetheine-phosphate adenylyltransferase, which encodes MSRLAICPGSFDPVTYGHLDIIQRGARIFDHVVVAVFNNQGKHPLFSVEERVYLLEESTKDIPNVTVDSCEGLLIDYAKEKNANAILRGLRAVSDFEYEMQITSMNRKLDEHIETFFMMTNNQYSFLSSSIVKEVAKYKANVSDLVPQVVEQELQKKYKLLG
- the rsmD gene encoding 16S rRNA (guanine(966)-N(2))-methyltransferase RsmD; translated protein: MRVIAGTLKGRQVKAVPGNLTRPTTDKVKEAIYQIIGPFFENGSCLDLYAGSGSLGIEALSRGMERAIFVDKQSKAIQTIHENIKDLQLESKTEVFRTDAFRAIQAAAKRELQFDLILLDPPYKKADYGELLNEIAKLNLIKQNGFIYCEHDQRESLPENHPTYTLVKQASYGGTIAISLYQKNSKEGFE